TCTCGATGATGCGGATGTTGCGGGCGGCGAAGCGGGCGCGGGTGTCCGTGTCCAGCTCGGTGCCGTTCGTGAAGTAGATGAGGTCATCTGTCAGCTGGCGGAACAGCCAGGAGTGGTGGACGGAGGCGGGGCCGGTGGAGAGGATGCCGATGGGCTTGTCGCGCACCTCCCAGCCGTGGCAGTAGGGGCAGTGCACCACGCTGTGGCCCCAGTGCTCGGCCAGGCCGGGCACCTCCGGAAGCACGTCGCGCAGACCGGTGGCCACCAGCACCCGGCGCGCCGTCAGCGTACGGCCGTCGGCCAAAGTGACGGTGAACCGCAGATCACCGGCCGCTGAGGGGGCGGCGGGTTCGGCCCCGGATACTTCCCCGAAGACGATCCGGCCGCCGTACTGGCGTACCTGCTCACGTCCGCGCTGGAGGATCTCGAGGGGCGGGGTGCCGTCGAGGACGATGAAGCCGTGCATGGCTGCTGCGGGGGCGTTGCGCGGGATACCACTGTCGATAACGACGACCGAGCGGCGCGAGCGGGCCAGCATCAGCGCGCCGTTCAGGCCCGCGGCGCCGCCGCCGATCACCACGACGTCCACGGTCTCGGTGGGCAGTGCGTCGCTCTCGTAGTGGGAAGTCTGCGCAGACATCTCGCGCCCTTTCGTCGTACCTGGCCCCCGGTGCTGGACCATCTGTATTCGACGTTAAGCCCGCATTGCATCAAGGGCATACAGTGTTGCCTATGACGCAAGAAGATGGGCAGCTGGACAGCCTCGTACGCAAACGGATCCGCGCGCTGCGTGTCGCACAGGGCTGGTCCCTGGAGGAACTGGCCACCCGGGCCAACCTCAGCCAGTCCTCACTGAGCCGCATCGAGAACGGTCAGCGCCGCCTCGCCCTGGACCAGCTCGTCACCCTCGCCCGCGCCCTGGACACCACCTTGGACCAGCTCGTGGAGAACGCCGCCGACGACGTTGTCATCAGCCCGATGATCGACGGCACGCATGGTCTGATGCGCTGGCCCATAAAGGGCGACCCCGGCATGAGCGTGATGCGCCAGCGGATGACCGACCCGCCGCCCGACAACCCGGCCCGCATGCGCGCCCACCCCGGCCGCGAATGGCTCGTCGTGCTGTCCGGCACCGCCATCCTCATGCTCGGCCACCGGCGCTTTCGCATCGAGACCAACCAGGCCGCCGAGTTCCCCACCATGATGCCGCATGCCATCGGCGCCGAGGGCGGACCATGCGAGATCATGGGCATCTTCGACCGAGACGCCCGCCGCGGCCACCAGAAGGACACCAGCGCCGACGGCTCCGAAGCCGACTGCGGGGGCGCCCAGGGGCCCTGCGAATAACAGGCCGCAGCCCTGCCAGAAACCCACGGCACGGTGGGCGATATTGCGTGATAGGCAGCACACCAAGCCACCTTCTTGCGCATTCCGCAAGCACTCGTGCTGCAGACGCATGTCGAGTTTACGGTGAAGCCATGCCCCCAACGCATCAGCACACCCCCCACCACGGCGAAAGCGGTCACCACCCTGGCCACAACAGCGATCGCGGTCAGGCGGAGATCCTCGATCTGGATGCCGAGGTGCTCGCCGAGCACATTGCGTCCATCACCGCCTGGCTGCCGCTAAAGAGCGAACCGCGCCAGATAGTGGACCTGGGCTGCGGTACCGGCGCGGGAACTTTCGCGCTCCTCGAGCGTTTCCCCGATGCGCACGTCACCGCCGTCGACACCTCAGCCGTGCACCTCCAGCTCCTGCGCGAGAAGGCACGCGCCCGCGGTAGCGAGGGGAGCATCCGGACCGTGCAGGCCGACCTCGACGCCGATCACTGGCCCGACCTCGGCACGCCGGATCTGGTGTGGGCCTCGGCCTCGATGCACCACATGGCCAACCCCGACCGCGCCCTGACGAGCGTCCATGAACTGCTCGCACCCGGCGGACTGTTCGCCGTCGTCGAGCTCGCAGGCTTCCCCCGCTTCCTGCCCGCAGGTGCCCCGGAGAGCCGGCCCGGACTCGAGGAGCGCGCACATGCCGCGACCGACAGCTTCCACGCCGAGCACGTTCCGCACCGCGGCGCCGACTGGGGCCTGATACTGACAGCCGCCGGCTTCACCGTCGAGGACGAGCGCACCATCACCGTCAACATCGAAGGTGCGCGCAGCGAAGCGATCGGCCGCTACGCCTACGGCAGCCTGCAGCGCATCCGCGGCGTCGCCGCACCCGCCCTCAGCCACGAGGACCTCGCCGCACTCGACGAACTCCTGGACACCAGCAGCCCGAACAGCCTTCTGCAGCGTGAGGACCTCGCCGTACGCACCGAGCGCACCGTCTGGGCCGCCCGCCGCGCCTGAACACCCGGCCAGGCACGCCTGGTTGCCTGCCGGGCAGCCTCACACCCAATTACTTGCCTCATACGCAACCACCGCCTGCGCAGCACTATGGGCTTCGTTGGGCTGAGCAACCATGCCCGCGCACGCCCGCGCAGTGCTGTCGCCGCGACCCCTCAGCGCGGCGGAAAGGAAACGGAGCATCATGACTGCACCGCAGATCCCCGTCGAATACGAAGCCTGGCGCCAGGGCCGGTGGGAAGAGATCGCCGGAGCGAACGGCAAGGCCACCGTCGTCGCCAACGCCAAGATCACTGACCCGGGCCCTCTCACGCTTCCCGGCATCCCCGGCGAATGGCGCACCACCGAAGCAGGCGACCTGACCGTGACGGCCAAGGCCGGCGACGGCGTACAGGTAGCCGGCAGCCTCGTCGACGGAACGAGCCCCGTTCCCTCCGGCGGCTCCCTGGAATTCCCTGACAACCGGGTCGGCTACGCCAGTGGCGCGGATGGCTCCTACGGCCTGGTCGTCATGGACCACGGCCGCGTCGAGCGCACCGGACTCACCGGCATCGACACCTTCCCCTACGACCCCACCTGGGTCTTCGAAGGCCAGTACCGAGCAGCTCCCGAAGGGCGTCGCATCGAAGTGGGGCGGTTGACCAGCCCACCCAGCACCGAAGCCATCCTGGCGCCCGTCGACCTGGCCGTGACCATCGATGACACCGAATACGTCCTGGCCGTCCTGCAGGACTTCCCCGGCCAGCGACTGGTGATCTTCACCGACGAGACCAACGGCGATTCGACGCCGCCGATCGGCCGCTGGCTGGTGCTGCCGCTCCTGGAACCCGGCAGCACCCTGACGGTCGACTTCAACAAGGCCACGCTCTCGCACCACCACCTGAACCCGGATGTATTCGTCTGTCCGCTCTCGCCGCCTGGCAACCACCTGCCGATCCGAATCGAGGTCGGCGAACGCGCGCTGATCCACGCCGCTGTCGGCCAGAGCTGATCTGCCTCACTCCTGCCGGAACCCATCACTCGTATCGAAGGAAGACCGCATGAGCCAGGACCTGAAGGACAAGGCCGTCACCTACCTCCGCGCACTGGAGAACCGCGACTGGAAGACCGCTCGTGCCCTGTGCGCCGAGACGGCCATCGTCTGGCACAACGACGGCAAGGGCGAGCAGTCCATCGAGGAGAACATCGCCGGAATGGAAGGGCAGATCGAATCCATCGAATCGATGCGCTACGACATCCTGCGCCAGCTCTCCCAGCCGGGCGAAGTCCTCCAGCAGCACGTGGTCCACGTCGCCACCACCAACGGCATGCGCGGCGAGGTCCACGCCGCCGTCTACTTCGGCTTCGACGACGCCGGACAGATCAAACGCATTGAGGAGTACGCCAACTTCATCCCGGTTGGCGGTCAGGACGGCTGACGGCGACACCACGGCGCACAGTGCGCAGCGCTCAACCTCGAAGGGGCCCACCTGCTGCCCGGGGCCGTCGACCACCGGTTCGACGGCCCCGGGCAGTAGCAACCGCGCTCGACGGGCAGCCGCCCATCAGCCGTGTCAACAACCCTGCGGGTCAATACACCTAGGCCGGGCAGCCCCGGCGCCTCGCACACCCATTCCGCGGCGGCGCGAGCGGCGGCCCCTCCAGCCGAAAACCGGGCCGCCCCCTGCACCGAGCGCAGGGGGCGGCGGGCTTGGCAGCCGG
The Streptomyces roseofulvus genome window above contains:
- a CDS encoding NAD(P)/FAD-dependent oxidoreductase, with protein sequence MSAQTSHYESDALPTETVDVVVIGGGAAGLNGALMLARSRRSVVVIDSGIPRNAPAAAMHGFIVLDGTPPLEILQRGREQVRQYGGRIVFGEVSGAEPAAPSAAGDLRFTVTLADGRTLTARRVLVATGLRDVLPEVPGLAEHWGHSVVHCPYCHGWEVRDKPIGILSTGPASVHHSWLFRQLTDDLIYFTNGTELDTDTRARFAARNIRIIETEVKEVVNDDDGALAGVRLTDGTFVARRILAVATQMQARTEGLDGLMLPMEDLPDNMGRRFASAMAGTTEIPGVWVAGNVTDLTAQVGASGAAGALAGSHINALLAAADTDAALAAAQKTSG
- a CDS encoding XRE family transcriptional regulator, giving the protein MTQEDGQLDSLVRKRIRALRVAQGWSLEELATRANLSQSSLSRIENGQRRLALDQLVTLARALDTTLDQLVENAADDVVISPMIDGTHGLMRWPIKGDPGMSVMRQRMTDPPPDNPARMRAHPGREWLVVLSGTAILMLGHRRFRIETNQAAEFPTMMPHAIGAEGGPCEIMGIFDRDARRGHQKDTSADGSEADCGGAQGPCE
- a CDS encoding class I SAM-dependent methyltransferase, encoding MPPTHQHTPHHGESGHHPGHNSDRGQAEILDLDAEVLAEHIASITAWLPLKSEPRQIVDLGCGTGAGTFALLERFPDAHVTAVDTSAVHLQLLREKARARGSEGSIRTVQADLDADHWPDLGTPDLVWASASMHHMANPDRALTSVHELLAPGGLFAVVELAGFPRFLPAGAPESRPGLEERAHAATDSFHAEHVPHRGADWGLILTAAGFTVEDERTITVNIEGARSEAIGRYAYGSLQRIRGVAAPALSHEDLAALDELLDTSSPNSLLQREDLAVRTERTVWAARRA
- a CDS encoding DUF1684 domain-containing protein is translated as MTAPQIPVEYEAWRQGRWEEIAGANGKATVVANAKITDPGPLTLPGIPGEWRTTEAGDLTVTAKAGDGVQVAGSLVDGTSPVPSGGSLEFPDNRVGYASGADGSYGLVVMDHGRVERTGLTGIDTFPYDPTWVFEGQYRAAPEGRRIEVGRLTSPPSTEAILAPVDLAVTIDDTEYVLAVLQDFPGQRLVIFTDETNGDSTPPIGRWLVLPLLEPGSTLTVDFNKATLSHHHLNPDVFVCPLSPPGNHLPIRIEVGERALIHAAVGQS
- a CDS encoding nuclear transport factor 2 family protein, coding for MSQDLKDKAVTYLRALENRDWKTARALCAETAIVWHNDGKGEQSIEENIAGMEGQIESIESMRYDILRQLSQPGEVLQQHVVHVATTNGMRGEVHAAVYFGFDDAGQIKRIEEYANFIPVGGQDG